Proteins encoded by one window of Monoglobus pectinilyticus:
- a CDS encoding ATP-grasp domain-containing protein — MKIAVLYQKNSPPVIKGIKKPMKEGGYSDSGADICYCLQKNNIDVVTPVKHPDMLKDFDWVFPDTKEGIQHAISLGADTIWLNTVLYNNHPIESFSGINIIGQRPSDVSKYDDKYYTNNYLRNLGFPVVKGVLLNKESKYNGDFPCVIKPVRGRGSQGVMRCCSAEELYSALKNLIDSGFYGDEMIVEPFLDGKEITISVLPNGTCLPVVERFNHCNGIAPYNGVVAVSKNSRAILKNNESLNKISEACSKAVISMDLKALVRIDCRENIHGEYEMFDFNLKPNMTGAVRPHRLDQDSLTMIAASAVGWSFYDLLNELIQTKWQL, encoded by the coding sequence ATGAAAATTGCTGTTTTATATCAAAAGAATAGTCCGCCTGTTATCAAAGGAATAAAAAAACCGATGAAGGAAGGCGGATACAGCGACAGCGGAGCGGATATTTGCTATTGTCTTCAAAAAAACAATATTGATGTTGTGACGCCTGTTAAACATCCTGATATGCTAAAGGATTTTGATTGGGTTTTTCCGGATACTAAGGAAGGAATACAGCATGCAATTTCTTTGGGCGCAGACACAATATGGTTAAATACAGTTTTGTATAACAATCATCCGATTGAAAGTTTTAGCGGTATTAATATTATAGGTCAGCGTCCGTCAGATGTGTCAAAATATGATGATAAGTACTATACAAATAATTATTTGCGAAATTTGGGATTTCCGGTAGTAAAGGGTGTTTTGCTTAATAAAGAGAGTAAATATAACGGAGATTTTCCTTGTGTGATAAAACCCGTTCGCGGCAGAGGAAGCCAGGGAGTTATGAGATGCTGTTCAGCTGAAGAACTTTACAGTGCTTTAAAAAACCTGATTGATAGTGGATTCTATGGGGATGAAATGATTGTTGAGCCGTTTTTAGATGGAAAAGAAATTACTATTTCTGTTTTACCAAATGGCACATGTTTGCCGGTTGTTGAAAGATTTAACCATTGCAATGGTATAGCTCCATATAATGGCGTTGTTGCGGTTTCTAAAAATAGCCGGGCCATTTTAAAAAATAATGAAAGTTTAAACAAAATTTCTGAAGCCTGTTCAAAAGCTGTTATTTCAATGGATTTAAAAGCTTTAGTAAGAATTGACTGCAGGGAGAACATCCATGGAGAATATGAGATGTTTGATTTTAATTTGAAACCTAATATGACCGGAGCGGTTAGACCTCACAGATTAGACCAGGATAGTCTTACAATGATTGCCGCCTCGGCTGTTGGCTGGTCGTTTTATGATTTACTAAATGAGTTAATACAAACAAAATGGCAGTTATAA
- a CDS encoding HAD family hydrolase, with the protein MKNYRGAVFFDFDGTLVDEGEKIFIPTKSTKDSIQKLQENNFMVGLATGRARCYVPETGIDFDCYITSNGACATVNGEYIINDKLTTNELTELISYFDENNYGYITENHDACYYSKNNYESFMEMMNHFNISMNCFFPMPEDINIVQANKMMFTYNGDKLFSKLIENFGDKYNITKHRSNPSGDLVKQNISKASGINQIMKHFKLDLNDTYAFGDGDNDYDMLKTVGYGIAMGKHTKQLENIASFVTETVLNEGITVGLKNYGLI; encoded by the coding sequence ATGAAGAATTACAGGGGAGCAGTATTTTTTGACTTCGACGGTACCCTTGTTGACGAAGGTGAAAAAATCTTTATTCCTACTAAATCTACTAAAGATTCTATTCAAAAACTGCAGGAAAACAATTTCATGGTTGGTCTTGCAACCGGCAGAGCACGCTGTTATGTACCTGAAACAGGAATTGACTTTGATTGTTATATTACATCAAATGGAGCTTGTGCCACTGTAAACGGAGAATACATTATAAATGATAAACTCACAACAAATGAATTAACTGAATTAATAAGTTATTTTGATGAAAATAATTATGGTTATATTACAGAAAATCATGACGCCTGCTATTACAGCAAAAATAATTATGAAAGTTTTATGGAAATGATGAATCATTTTAATATTAGCATGAACTGTTTCTTCCCAATGCCGGAAGATATAAATATAGTTCAGGCAAATAAAATGATGTTTACGTATAACGGTGACAAGTTATTCAGCAAACTAATTGAAAATTTTGGAGATAAATATAATATAACCAAACACCGTTCCAATCCTTCCGGCGACCTGGTTAAACAAAACATTTCAAAGGCTTCGGGTATAAATCAAATAATGAAGCACTTTAAACTTGACTTAAATGATACATATGCCTTTGGAGACGGTGATAATGACTATGATATGCTGAAAACTGTTGGATACGGTATTGCAATGGGAAAACACACAAAGCAACTTGAAAATATAGCAAGTTTTGTAACAGAAACCGTGTTGAATGAAGGAATAACTGTTGGATTAAAAAATTATGGTCTAATATAA
- a CDS encoding DUF2085 domain-containing protein → MDKKFDSNKLWLKLMNFGRLTKCHQIPERSFFINGFQFPVCSRCTGVFFGWIAAICLIFFYKPNIFIVILFCLAMFLDWFLQSKNIIKCNNIRRFITGTLGGYALMSLYLKIIIYIIQFLISKF, encoded by the coding sequence ATGGATAAAAAATTTGATTCAAATAAGCTTTGGTTAAAACTCATGAATTTTGGAAGGCTGACAAAATGTCATCAAATACCTGAAAGAAGTTTTTTTATCAATGGATTTCAGTTTCCTGTATGTTCTAGATGTACCGGCGTATTCTTTGGTTGGATTGCCGCTATTTGTTTAATATTTTTTTATAAACCAAATATATTTATTGTAATATTATTTTGTTTGGCAATGTTTTTAGATTGGTTTTTACAATCTAAAAACATAATAAAATGTAACAATATCAGAAGATTTATTACAGGTACATTGGGAGGATATGCTCTTATGAGCTTATACCTTAAAATAATTATTTATATAATTCAATTTTTAATTTCAAAATTTTAA
- a CDS encoding TspO/MBR family protein, with amino-acid sequence MFKTLNLKKLILSFLIPFGVAFLSEILTKNAMEEYANLASPPLSPPGVVFPIVWAVLYFLMSLSLYGIANSTAPQPKKSLCYLIFGLQLFFNFAWTILFFVFGLHTFSAVWLTILIALIILNILAFYRISKASAYMLIPYLLWCIFALYLNIGIAILN; translated from the coding sequence ATGTTTAAAACATTAAATTTGAAAAAACTCATTTTGTCATTTTTGATACCATTTGGAGTTGCCTTTTTATCAGAAATATTGACAAAAAACGCTATGGAAGAATATGCAAATCTCGCGTCGCCTCCGCTTTCACCGCCAGGTGTGGTTTTTCCTATAGTATGGGCGGTTTTATATTTTCTTATGAGTTTATCACTGTATGGAATTGCTAACTCAACGGCTCCGCAGCCTAAGAAATCATTATGCTATTTAATTTTTGGCTTACAGCTGTTTTTTAACTTTGCTTGGACAATTTTATTTTTTGTATTCGGACTGCACACGTTTTCAGCTGTATGGCTTACAATATTAATTGCTCTGATTATTTTAAACATTTTAGCATTTTATAGAATATCCAAAGCGTCTGCTTATATGCTGATACCATATTTATTATGGTGCATTTTTGCATTGTATCTTAATATAGGTATAGCAATTTTAAATTGA
- a CDS encoding YgiQ family radical SAM protein, which yields MNKFLPISKKDLDLRGIKRLDFVYVIGDAYVDHPSFGHAIISRVLEHNGYTVGIISQPSWKSCDDFKILGKPRLGFIVMSGNIDPMVNRYTVSKKVRNTDLYSPGGKGGMRPDRATIVYCNKIREAFGSVPIIIGGIEASLRRFAHYDYWSNKVRRSILIDSGADLLIFGMGERQIVEVAELLDTEVPVSEIKGILGTMYIENDKNNLPYDAISLPGFDMVSNDKKSYAIATKIQYEEQDAVRGKPLVQLDNDRYIVQNPPAAPLSTEELDDVYALPYMRTYHPIYKKQGGVPAINEVEFSITSCRGCFGGCNFCALTFHQGRTVTARSHKSIINEAELLTELKNFKGYIHDVGGPTANFRFPSCEEQLQRGVCKNKQCLFPQPCKNLVVDHSDYIELLRKLRKLPKIKKVFIRSGIRFDYLMADKNGSFLYELSKYHISGQLKVAPEHISDNVLKYMGKPKHEVFEKFSAKYKKINEELGKEQFLVPYLMSSHPGSTLKDAVKLAEYLRDTGHNPEQVQDFYPTPGSISTCMYYTGIDPRTMTEVYVPKTYEEKQMQRALLQYRNPKNYNLVLKALKKAGREDLIGFDSKCLIKPLGNKKIYKPDTKRRG from the coding sequence ATGAATAAATTTTTGCCTATTTCTAAAAAAGATTTAGATTTAAGAGGAATTAAGCGGCTGGATTTTGTATATGTAATCGGTGACGCATATGTTGACCATCCGAGTTTTGGACATGCAATAATTTCTCGTGTACTTGAACATAATGGATATACTGTAGGAATAATTTCACAGCCGTCATGGAAAAGCTGTGATGATTTCAAAATACTGGGAAAGCCCAGATTGGGCTTTATTGTTATGTCCGGAAATATTGATCCCATGGTAAACAGATATACTGTTTCGAAAAAGGTCAGAAATACAGATTTATATTCTCCGGGCGGAAAAGGCGGAATGAGACCTGATAGGGCTACAATAGTATATTGTAATAAAATAAGAGAAGCCTTTGGCAGTGTTCCGATTATTATAGGCGGAATAGAAGCAAGTTTGAGACGATTTGCACATTATGATTATTGGAGCAATAAAGTAAGAAGAAGTATTTTAATTGACAGTGGAGCTGACCTGCTTATATTTGGTATGGGTGAAAGGCAAATAGTTGAAGTGGCCGAACTTCTTGACACTGAAGTTCCTGTGAGTGAAATCAAAGGAATTTTGGGAACCATGTATATAGAGAATGATAAAAATAATCTTCCGTATGATGCAATTTCGCTTCCGGGATTTGATATGGTTTCAAATGATAAAAAATCTTATGCTATAGCGACAAAAATTCAATATGAAGAACAGGACGCTGTCAGAGGAAAACCTTTGGTTCAACTCGACAATGACAGATATATTGTGCAAAATCCGCCTGCTGCTCCTTTATCCACTGAAGAACTTGACGATGTCTATGCTTTGCCATATATGCGCACTTATCATCCGATATATAAAAAACAGGGCGGAGTTCCTGCGATTAATGAAGTAGAGTTTTCTATTACTTCATGCCGCGGGTGTTTTGGAGGCTGCAATTTTTGCGCTTTAACATTTCATCAAGGAAGAACTGTAACTGCACGAAGCCATAAGTCAATAATAAACGAGGCTGAACTGTTAACAGAATTAAAGAATTTTAAAGGTTATATTCACGATGTCGGAGGACCGACTGCAAATTTTAGATTCCCTTCATGCGAGGAACAACTTCAGAGAGGTGTGTGTAAAAATAAACAGTGTCTTTTCCCGCAGCCTTGTAAAAATCTAGTTGTTGACCATTCTGATTATATTGAGCTGCTTAGAAAGCTTAGAAAGTTACCTAAGATTAAAAAAGTTTTTATTCGCAGCGGTATAAGATTTGATTACTTAATGGCAGATAAAAATGGTAGTTTTTTATATGAATTATCAAAATATCATATAAGCGGACAATTAAAGGTTGCTCCTGAACACATTTCAGATAATGTTTTGAAATATATGGGTAAACCTAAGCATGAAGTTTTTGAAAAATTTTCCGCTAAGTATAAAAAAATAAACGAAGAGTTAGGTAAAGAACAATTTTTGGTACCTTATTTAATGTCATCGCATCCAGGCAGCACTTTAAAAGACGCAGTTAAGTTAGCGGAATATCTTAGAGATACAGGACATAATCCAGAACAGGTGCAGGATTTTTATCCAACGCCCGGAAGTATATCTACTTGTATGTATTATACCGGTATCGACCCTAGGACTATGACAGAAGTTTATGTTCCAAAAACATATGAAGAGAAGCAAATGCAAAGAGCACTTCTCCAATATAGAAACCCTAAAAATTATAATTTGGTTCTGAAAGCCTTAAAAAAGGCAGGCAGGGAAGATTTAATTGGATTTGATTCCAAATGTTTAATTAAACCGTTAGGAAATAAAAAAATATATAAACCTGATACAAAGAGGAGAGGATAA
- the safA gene encoding SafA/ExsA family spore coat assembly protein — protein sequence MKTLKKSLTLIFIISLFCITAEAKTIQHTVVKGESMWKIAVKYQVGLSEIISANPQVSNPALIYPNQVLNIPLMDESITSFEQQVIDLTNEKRASRGLKPLNANWELSRVARYKSQDMANNKYFSHTSPTYGSPFNMIKNFGIKYRSAGENIAYGQRTPAQVVNSWWNSAGHRANMLNANYTDIGVGYVANGNYWTQMFIQK from the coding sequence ATGAAAACACTAAAAAAATCATTGACATTAATATTTATAATTTCTTTGTTTTGCATCACAGCAGAAGCAAAGACAATACAGCATACGGTTGTTAAAGGCGAAAGTATGTGGAAAATAGCAGTAAAATATCAGGTCGGATTAAGTGAGATAATCTCAGCTAATCCTCAAGTATCTAATCCTGCTTTAATTTATCCGAATCAGGTTTTAAATATACCATTGATGGATGAGTCTATAACTTCTTTCGAGCAGCAGGTAATAGATTTAACAAATGAAAAAAGGGCATCACGAGGATTAAAACCTTTGAATGCTAATTGGGAATTATCAAGAGTCGCTCGTTATAAATCTCAAGATATGGCAAATAACAAATATTTTTCTCATACCAGTCCTACGTATGGTTCACCTTTTAATATGATAAAGAATTTTGGAATCAAATACCGTTCAGCCGGAGAAAATATTGCTTATGGTCAGCGTACACCGGCACAGGTTGTAAACAGCTGGTGGAATTCGGCAGGTCACCGAGCAAATATGCTTAACGCTAATTATACTGATATTGGCGTAGGCTATGTAGCAAATGGAAACTATTGGACTCAGATGTTTATACAAAAGTAG
- a CDS encoding HPr family phosphocarrier protein, with product MYMKEVVVQNQVGLHARPATFFIQKANEFKSSIWVESEDRKVNAKSLLGVLSLGITKGLTITIIADGPDEEDAVNNLVDLISYNFA from the coding sequence ATGTACATGAAAGAGGTAGTAGTTCAGAATCAGGTTGGACTCCATGCGAGACCGGCAACTTTCTTTATACAGAAGGCCAATGAATTTAAGTCCAGTATTTGGGTTGAGAGTGAAGATAGAAAGGTTAACGCAAAAAGTCTGCTGGGTGTTCTTTCGCTCGGTATTACTAAAGGTCTTACGATCACCATAATTGCTGATGGTCCGGATGAGGAAGACGCTGTTAATAACTTGGTTGATTTGATTTCTTATAATTTTGCATAA
- the metA gene encoding homoserine O-acetyltransferase MetA, translated as MPIKVTDTLPATGTLNSENIFVMTETRALKQEIRPLEIVILNLMPKKIETETQLLRVLGNTPLQINISFMHTKSYESKNTPKSHIETFYDTFDKFKDKKFDGLIITGAPVEQMDFEEVDYWDELCEIMEWSKKNVTSTFHICWGAQAGLYYHYGIPKYEMKDKLFGIFEHYVLPEKKHKILLRGFDDKFYAPHSRHTETRESDIVKVPELEILSKSDEAGVYIVSAKSGRQFFVTGHSEYDNITLANEYFRDKAKGIDINLPKNYFPDNDPLKEPLMMWRSHANLLYSNWLNYFVYQTTPYNLDEIQ; from the coding sequence ATGCCGATAAAAGTTACAGATACTCTTCCGGCAACCGGAACTCTTAACAGTGAGAATATATTCGTAATGACAGAGACTAGAGCTCTTAAGCAAGAAATAAGACCTCTTGAAATAGTAATATTAAACCTGATGCCTAAAAAAATAGAAACTGAAACTCAACTTCTCAGAGTTCTTGGAAATACGCCGCTTCAGATTAACATTAGTTTTATGCACACAAAAAGCTATGAATCAAAAAATACACCAAAAAGTCATATTGAAACATTTTATGATACGTTTGATAAATTTAAAGACAAAAAATTTGACGGTTTGATAATTACAGGCGCACCTGTGGAGCAGATGGATTTCGAAGAAGTAGATTATTGGGATGAGCTTTGCGAAATCATGGAATGGTCAAAGAAAAATGTTACATCAACTTTTCATATTTGCTGGGGCGCTCAAGCCGGCCTTTATTACCATTATGGGATACCAAAATATGAAATGAAGGATAAACTTTTTGGCATTTTTGAACACTATGTGCTTCCTGAAAAAAAGCATAAGATACTTCTAAGAGGATTTGACGATAAGTTTTATGCTCCTCATTCCAGACATACAGAAACCAGAGAATCTGATATTGTTAAGGTTCCAGAGCTAGAAATTTTATCAAAATCTGACGAAGCCGGCGTTTACATAGTATCAGCTAAAAGCGGACGTCAATTTTTCGTTACCGGACACTCTGAGTATGATAATATTACATTAGCAAATGAATATTTTAGGGATAAAGCCAAAGGTATTGATATTAATTTGCCAAAAAATTATTTTCCAGATAATGATCCATTAAAAGAACCTCTTATGATGTGGCGTTCTCACGCAAACTTATTATATTCAAATTGGCTGAATTATTTTGTATACCAAACAACACCATATAATTTAGATGAGATTCAATAA
- a CDS encoding PFL family protein produces MINLNTNEITETIKMIRDEHLDIRTITMGISLLDCADENPDKACQKIYDKITRCAKDLVETGNIISRRYGIPIIHKRISVTPISLVAAASKTDNYVQFAKTLDKAAKELGVNFIGGYSALVYKGYTESDKKLIKSIPEALSTTEYVCSSVGVATTKAGINMDAVKEMGEIIKQMSDMSKDDDSLGCAKFVVFANPVEDNPFMAGAFHGVGEGDTVINVGVSGPGVVKKALEQVKGEEFGTVSETIKKTAFKITRMGQLVAREASKMLNSSYGIVDLSLAPTPEVGDSVAYILEEMGLEKCGCHGTTAALALLNDAVKKGGVMASSYVGGLSGAFIPVSEDAGMISAAECGALTLDKLEAMTCVCSVGLDMIAIPGDTPASTISAIIADEMAIGVINQKTTAVRIIPAAGKTVGDSLEFGGLLGEAPVMPVHNYSSEVFINRGGRIPAPIHSLKN; encoded by the coding sequence ATGATAAACTTAAATACAAATGAGATTACCGAAACCATAAAAATGATTAGGGATGAACATCTAGATATTAGAACTATAACTATGGGAATATCATTACTAGATTGTGCAGACGAGAATCCTGACAAAGCATGTCAAAAAATCTACGATAAAATCACTAGATGTGCAAAAGATTTAGTCGAAACCGGAAATATTATCAGCAGGAGATATGGTATCCCTATTATACATAAACGTATATCAGTTACACCAATATCATTGGTTGCTGCAGCAAGCAAAACTGATAACTATGTTCAGTTTGCAAAAACATTGGACAAGGCTGCAAAAGAACTCGGAGTTAATTTTATCGGCGGATATTCCGCTCTTGTATATAAGGGATATACCGAATCGGATAAAAAATTGATAAAATCAATTCCAGAAGCTCTTTCAACCACTGAATATGTATGTTCTTCTGTCGGAGTTGCAACAACTAAAGCCGGTATTAATATGGATGCAGTCAAAGAGATGGGAGAAATAATCAAACAGATGTCTGACATGTCAAAAGATGATGACTCTTTGGGCTGTGCAAAATTTGTTGTTTTCGCCAATCCTGTTGAGGATAATCCTTTTATGGCTGGAGCGTTTCATGGCGTAGGTGAGGGCGATACTGTTATAAACGTAGGCGTAAGCGGTCCCGGAGTAGTAAAAAAAGCACTTGAGCAAGTCAAAGGTGAAGAATTTGGCACTGTATCTGAAACTATAAAAAAGACTGCTTTCAAAATAACGAGAATGGGTCAGCTTGTAGCTCGCGAAGCTTCAAAGATGCTTAACTCTTCTTATGGAATAGTTGACCTATCACTTGCTCCAACACCTGAGGTTGGCGATAGCGTAGCTTATATTCTTGAAGAAATGGGGCTTGAAAAGTGCGGATGCCACGGCACTACCGCTGCTCTTGCACTATTAAATGACGCGGTCAAAAAAGGCGGAGTTATGGCGTCAAGCTATGTTGGCGGACTTAGCGGTGCGTTTATTCCGGTTAGTGAAGACGCAGGTATGATATCCGCAGCTGAATGCGGTGCTCTAACTTTAGATAAGCTGGAAGCTATGACATGTGTTTGTTCGGTAGGTCTGGATATGATAGCAATACCAGGAGATACGCCGGCGTCAACAATTTCCGCGATTATTGCAGATGAAATGGCAATAGGAGTTATTAACCAAAAAACCACAGCTGTCAGAATAATACCTGCTGCCGGTAAAACTGTTGGAGATTCTCTTGAATTTGGAGGACTGCTCGGTGAAGCTCCGGTTATGCCTGTTCATAACTACAGCAGTGAAGTATTTATTAACCGCGGCGGACGTATTCCTGCACCGATACATAGTCTTAAAAACTAA
- the folD gene encoding bifunctional methylenetetrahydrofolate dehydrogenase/methenyltetrahydrofolate cyclohydrolase FolD — translation MMAKILSGKIVSARVKDELKKEVEELSQRGKQTGLAVVLVGDDSASKVYVRNKEKACEEVGIYSEVHRLSENTSEEELLKLINELNENDKIDGILVQLPLPKHLDDKVIIDNIKPEKDVDAFHPSNVGKIMIGDYDFLPCTPAGIMELIHESGVEVDGKTCVVIGRSNIVGKPMSMLLLHENGTVTTCHSHTKNLAEVTKSADILVAAVGIPKFVKADMVKPGAVVIDVGMDRDENGKLCGDVDFNEVEPVAGAITPVPGGVGPMTIAMLMRNTVTASKKKLEK, via the coding sequence ATAATGGCAAAGATATTGAGCGGTAAAATTGTTTCTGCCCGTGTAAAAGATGAACTTAAAAAAGAGGTGGAAGAACTATCACAGCGTGGAAAACAAACAGGACTTGCTGTTGTTCTTGTTGGGGATGATTCTGCTTCAAAAGTTTATGTCAGAAATAAGGAAAAAGCTTGTGAAGAGGTAGGAATTTATTCAGAAGTTCATAGGTTGTCTGAAAATACATCGGAAGAAGAACTTTTAAAACTTATAAATGAATTAAATGAAAATGATAAAATTGATGGAATATTAGTTCAGCTTCCATTGCCAAAACATCTTGATGATAAGGTTATAATTGATAATATTAAACCTGAAAAAGATGTTGATGCTTTTCATCCAAGTAATGTTGGTAAAATAATGATTGGAGATTACGACTTTTTGCCTTGTACTCCTGCCGGAATTATGGAATTAATACATGAAAGCGGAGTTGAAGTTGACGGAAAGACATGTGTTGTTATAGGAAGAAGCAACATAGTCGGAAAGCCAATGTCAATGCTGCTTTTACATGAAAACGGTACTGTTACAACATGCCATTCTCATACAAAAAATTTAGCTGAAGTTACAAAAAGTGCTGACATTCTTGTGGCAGCTGTAGGTATTCCTAAATTTGTAAAAGCCGATATGGTAAAACCCGGTGCGGTAGTCATTGATGTCGGAATGGATAGAGACGAAAATGGAAAGTTGTGCGGCGATGTTGATTTTAATGAGGTTGAGCCTGTTGCAGGAGCAATTACTCCGGTTCCCGGAGGAGTTGGACCTATGACAATAGCTATGCTTATGAGAAATACTGTTACAGCTTCAAAAAAGAAATTAGAAAAATAA
- a CDS encoding ACT domain-containing protein, with the protein MKAVLTVMGIDKTGIIAKTSSLLYENDINILDINQTIMQNIFTMVMLVDVSSTKLDFGELSDKLAGLGKELGVEIRIQHEDIFNSMHRI; encoded by the coding sequence ATGAAAGCAGTATTAACAGTTATGGGAATAGACAAGACGGGTATAATTGCGAAAACCAGCAGTCTGCTCTATGAAAACGATATTAATATTCTCGATATTAACCAAACAATAATGCAAAATATTTTCACCATGGTAATGCTCGTCGATGTAAGCTCAACCAAATTAGATTTCGGCGAACTGTCTGATAAACTTGCCGGCCTGGGAAAAGAACTTGGAGTTGAAATTAGAATTCAACATGAAGACATATTTAATTCAATGCACAGAATTTAA